The nucleotide sequence TTGAATCAGTTATTTGTGCTAGTTTTGCTTCAATTATACCTCAGGCGTTGACATTTATTGGGATTCTTGGATATTTGCTATTTATTAATTACAAACTGACGCTTTTAATGTTTGTAGTTCTTCCTTTCTTTTTTTATTTGATAGAAATGTTTGGCAGAAGAACTAGACGATATTCTAGTAAAATTCAAAGAAAATCTGCAGACATTTTTTCTGTATTACAAGAGTCGTTAGCAGGGGTGAGGATTGTTAAAGCTTTTTCTATGGAGAATGAATCGCTTAAGCGCTTTACTAGAGAAAACGAACGAAACTTTAAGTTTGCTATGAAGAATGTTCGAATTGCTGCTTTGCAAGAACCTGTGTTTGGGTTTTTGCAGTTTATAGCAATTGTTGTTATTTTTTGGTATGGATTTACTCAAGTTGTTGTTGGTCAAATGGAGCTTTCACAGCTAATCGCCTTTATTACGGGTATTTTTCTATTAGTTGATCCGATTATAACTCTAAGTAAGGTTTATTCTAAAATTCAGCAATCACTAGCCTCGGCAGAAAGAGTTTTCCAGGTTATGGATATCATTCCAACTGTTCAGGACAAAAAGAATGCTATTGAGCTAGATAAATTAGATGGGAAAATTGAGTTCAAAAATGTTAGTTTTTCTTATAACGATGGAGATGGGATTGTACTTAAAAATATGAGTGTAGTTATTAATCCAGGAGAAACAGTAGCTTTAGTTGGTCCAAGTGGTTCAGGGAAGACTACTTTTATTAATTTGGTAAGCAGGTTTTATGATGTTAATGAAGGGGCGCTTCTAATCGATGACATAGACATCCGGGATATTAAGAAGAGTTCTTACATAAACTTTTTGGGGATAGTTCCTCAGGAAACTATTTTGTTTAGAGGTTCGGTTGAGAACAATATTGCTTATGGTAAGCCTGGAGCTACTAGAGAAGAAGTAGTAAAGGCAGCACAAGTAGCTAATGCGGAAGAATTTATTTTAAAAATGAAGAACAAGTATGTTACAAGAATTGGTGAAAAAGGTCAGAAGCTTTCAGGCGGTCAGAAGCAAAGAATGGCAATAGCTAGAGCAGTTTTGAAGAATCCAAAGATTTTGATTTTAGACGAGGCAACCTCTTCGTTGGATAATGAATCAGAGCAGTTAGTTCAAGACGCTTTAGATAAGTTAATGAAAAATAGAACCACACTAGTAATTGCTCATAGACTTTCAACTATTATTAACGCTGACAGAATACTAGTTATAGTTAAGGGAGAAATTGCAGAACAAGGTACCCACGAAGAGCTTTTAACAAATAATGGTATGTATAAAAAGCTTTACGAAAAGAATTTTAAATAATTACTTAATTAAAAAATCCTTCCCTATGTCCACTAATAAACCAACAGCATTATGAGTTAATTTAAGATGGAAATAGAGTATTATGCATGATACAATCTTTTATTATGCCAATAGGACTTTTAGAGGGAAAACAGAAATTAACAAAATATTTTTCAGCTGACCCAGGAAACATAGATAAATCCAAAACAGATCAAGATGATGGTCAATATTTATTAGACCTTATTAATGATGCTTTTAAGAAGCACGGTCTAACTTGTGTGCTTTTATTTGGAACAGCTTTAGGTATATATCGAGATAAAAAAGTTATACCCTATGATGATGATGTTGATGTTGGCGTCTATGACGTGGACGTTCCCAAATTAGTAAATGTTGTAAATGAACTAATTAAACATAATTGTTGTATAGAGAGAGTTTATTTTAATCGAATTAAAATGCAATATGGAAACACTAAATACCATTTTGATATTTGGTTAATGATACCTATTAGATGGTCCAATATTCATTATAAAGTTTTTGGATTAAAGTGGTTCAATAGTTTTACTTATTATAAAAAAGATTATTTTAACAAAGAGAAGCTTCTTGAAGTTAAGATTAAAAATACCAAGTATTCCCTTCCTAATTTAATTGAAGATTATTTGCAAACACTATATGGCACTGATTGGAAAACTCCAATCCAGGGGAGAGAGTGTATCGAGAGAGGCATAGGCTCTCGTGTTTTATTGTATTTTTTTGTTGACCATGATGTTCCCTCCAAGTTTTCTGGAACAGGTGGATTATCAACTTGGAAGCCTTGGTGTAGTAAGTTTCTATTGAAATATTTTCCTGATAAGAAATTTGTTAAAAGATTTAAACATCCTGATTTAACACAAAAGAACAAGAAAATTGGTTAGAAAAGTCTAATGAAAACCGTTTATGTGTCTATGATTGCGGATCTTTTGCATGCTGGGCATATAAAAATTATTAAAGAAGCAGCAGAATACGGAGAAGTTATTGTTGGTTTGCTTACTTTAAAAGCCTGTGGCGAATTAAACGATATTCCATATCTTGATTATGAAAAAAGAAAAGAAGTTTTGGAGAACATTTCCTTGGTTAAGCGAATAATTCCCCAAGATACTGCTAGTTATAAAAATAATTTATTAGAGCTTCAGCCAGATTATGTTATTCATGGTGACGATTGGAAAAATAATTATCAAAAACAATTCCGTGCAGAAGTAATAGATTTATTATCACAATGGGGTGGGGAATTAGTGGAAGTCCCTTATAGTAGTGATATTAATGAGCTGAGAATTAAAGAGCAAATGATGAAGAACGGGATTACCTCTGCAGTCAGACAAGGAAGACTTCAAAAATTACTAAGTGCAGATAAACTAGTCAGAGTTTTGGAAGTTCATAATGCTTTGAGTGGACTAATAGTTGAGAATATTTATTATGAAGATGATGGCAAGAAGTTAGAGTTTGATGCTATGTGGTCAAGTTCTTTAACTGATTCCACCTCGAAGGGGAAGCCAGACATCGAAACCGTAGATACTACTGCGAGGATACATACAGTCAATGAAATATTTGAAGTAACCACAAAACCAATGATTTATGATGCTGATACTGGCGGGTTAGTTGAACATTTTGAATTTACAGTTAGGAGCTTAGAGCGAACAGGTGTTAGCGCGGTCATCATCGAAGATAAGATAGGACTAAAGAAAAACTCCCTGCTAGGCAACGACGTCAGCCAAGTCCAAGATAATATTGATTCGTTTTGTCATAAAATTAGAAGGGGCAAAGAAGCACAGATAACCAAAGAATTTATGATAATAGCTAGAATAGAGAGCTTGATTTTGGAAAAGGGTATGGATGATGCCATCAAAAGAGCTTTTGCTTATGTTCAGGCAGGCGCTGACGGCATTATGATTCATTCAAGAGCCAAGACAGCACAAGAGATACTAGAGTTTCTTGTTAAGTTTAGAAAAGAAGATAAAACAACGCCTGTAGTTGTGGTGCCAACTAGCTTTAACCAAATAAAAGCAGAAGAATTAAAGAAGCATGGAGCAAATATTGTGATTTATGCCAATCATTTGCTTAGAGCCGCCTACCCAGCAATGGTAAACGTTGCGAGAACAATTTTAAAACATGATAGAGCGTTAGAAGTTGAAGATCATTGCATGTCTATTAAAGAAATTTTAACATTAATCCCTGGCACAAAATGAAGCTGTTAGATACTAATGTTTTTGGCAATAAGCTTGATAGTTTAGGCTATAACTTTTTTTGTGGTGTTCCTTGTAGTTATTTGACATTTTTTATTAATTATCTGATTAATAAAAATTCTTTTGTAATGAGCCACAATGAAGGTGATGCTGTTGCCACATGCGCAGGCGCATATCTAGGTGGCAGAAAACCCATTGTTCTTATGCAAAACAGTGGATTAACAAATGCCATTACAGCACTGACATCGCTTAATTATCCTTTCAAAATACCTGTTTTAGGCTTTGTTAGTTTACGAGGGGAACCAGGGAATAATGATGAACCGCAACATGAATTAATGGGAGTCATTACAGAAAAACTGTTAGACCTTATGCAAATTCGCTGGGAATACTTGTCTACTGATGAGGAAATTGCGGCACAACAACTTATCGAAGCTGATGAAGTGATTAATAGTAATCATACCTTTTTCTTTATAGTGAAAAACAAAACATTTAGTAGTGTTGAACTAAAAAATTGTTCGGTGAGAGAAACGAGACCTCAAATATTTGTTACTCAAAAAGCAAAACGAGATATTGAATTACCAAGCAGAAAACACGTTTTGGAAGTAATTAACCAAAACAAGAACACAAAGACAATCCTTTTAGCTACTACTGGTTTTACTGGTCGAGAGTTATCTGAAGTAGAGGATTCTTTGAATAATTTATATATGGTTGGGAGTATGGGTTGTA is from Candidatus Margulisiibacteriota bacterium and encodes:
- a CDS encoding ABC transporter ATP-binding protein encodes the protein STLYAASNVFFIPLMRDLSDVIAKKDIWLFNLNVAYIGILYALRLLAQLFQTYLMAYISNRITIDLRVDFFRHIQSLSLDFYEKYRTGDITSRVFSDVGMIESVICASFASIIPQALTFIGILGYLLFINYKLTLLMFVVLPFFFYLIEMFGRRTRRYSSKIQRKSADIFSVLQESLAGVRIVKAFSMENESLKRFTRENERNFKFAMKNVRIAALQEPVFGFLQFIAIVVIFWYGFTQVVVGQMELSQLIAFITGIFLLVDPIITLSKVYSKIQQSLASAERVFQVMDIIPTVQDKKNAIELDKLDGKIEFKNVSFSYNDGDGIVLKNMSVVINPGETVALVGPSGSGKTTFINLVSRFYDVNEGALLIDDIDIRDIKKSSYINFLGIVPQETILFRGSVENNIAYGKPGATREEVVKAAQVANAEEFILKMKNKYVTRIGEKGQKLSGGQKQRMAIARAVLKNPKILILDEATSSLDNESEQLVQDALDKLMKNRTTLVIAHRLSTIINADRILVIVKGEIAEQGTHEELLTNNGMYKKLYEKNFK
- a CDS encoding LicD family protein translates to MPIGLLEGKQKLTKYFSADPGNIDKSKTDQDDGQYLLDLINDAFKKHGLTCVLLFGTALGIYRDKKVIPYDDDVDVGVYDVDVPKLVNVVNELIKHNCCIERVYFNRIKMQYGNTKYHFDIWLMIPIRWSNIHYKVFGLKWFNSFTYYKKDYFNKEKLLEVKIKNTKYSLPNLIEDYLQTLYGTDWKTPIQGRECIERGIGSRVLLYFFVDHDVPSKFSGTGGLSTWKPWCSKFLLKYFPDKKFVKRFKHPDLTQKNKKIG
- the aepY gene encoding phosphonopyruvate decarboxylase, whose product is MKLLDTNVFGNKLDSLGYNFFCGVPCSYLTFFINYLINKNSFVMSHNEGDAVATCAGAYLGGRKPIVLMQNSGLTNAITALTSLNYPFKIPVLGFVSLRGEPGNNDEPQHELMGVITEKLLDLMQIRWEYLSTDEEIAAQQLIEADEVINSNHTFFFIVKNKTFSSVELKNCSVRETRPQIFVTQKAKRDIELPSRKHVLEVINQNKNTKTILLATTGFTGRELSEVEDSLNNLYMVGSMGCISSFALGLALTRPNKDIIAIDGDGALLMRMGNLATNGYYSPDNMLHILLDNNMHDSTGGQFTVSHNVDFVQIAASAGYKESKYVHSLEEMDECLKSWQKNKVLTFLCIKIKREVNAKLSRPKVKPFEIKDRLKKYISGQGL
- the aepX gene encoding phosphoenolpyruvate mutase is translated as MKTVYVSMIADLLHAGHIKIIKEAAEYGEVIVGLLTLKACGELNDIPYLDYEKRKEVLENISLVKRIIPQDTASYKNNLLELQPDYVIHGDDWKNNYQKQFRAEVIDLLSQWGGELVEVPYSSDINELRIKEQMMKNGITSAVRQGRLQKLLSADKLVRVLEVHNALSGLIVENIYYEDDGKKLEFDAMWSSSLTDSTSKGKPDIETVDTTARIHTVNEIFEVTTKPMIYDADTGGLVEHFEFTVRSLERTGVSAVIIEDKIGLKKNSLLGNDVSQVQDNIDSFCHKIRRGKEAQITKEFMIIARIESLILEKGMDDAIKRAFAYVQAGADGIMIHSRAKTAQEILEFLVKFRKEDKTTPVVVVPTSFNQIKAEELKKHGANIVIYANHLLRAAYPAMVNVARTILKHDRALEVEDHCMSIKEILTLIPGTK